A region of the Mytilus edulis chromosome 11, xbMytEdul2.2, whole genome shotgun sequence genome:
CTGTGTTTGGTAACTTTTCCAAATTTGATAACGACACATTCTGAATTATAACCCTGATGAAATGCAACGGAACCTCTTTCTGACAGGTTTAGTTCTCTTTCAGCCATTATCATATATATTGAAACTGGCTTTAGACCATCTCAACAGCATAGTTGAGAGAAGTAATTAAACAATTTACAAGGATTCCTCATTAGAAAAAGTACGCAATGTCTCCAATAGATAATCAAGTTCCCAATTTGACAAAAAAAGAAAGCACTTGCCTAAAACCAATatatgttaaagtattgctatattttcataaaaaacatGTTATTATCATAGAATTCCAGTAGATGACGATAGATCTAAAACTTATGTTTGTTATACGAAATTCCgatatcttttctttttatcaaagaATCTTTTTAACAATGAACAGATACAATTTAAATGTTCTAACATCACATACAGACATAGAAAACTCAATATGTTTTTGAATCGTCGCCATCCCATATGATTGCTAAAAGAGTCTTACGATAGTCAACGGAGGTGGCTATAAATATCGAAAGTAGTGATTTCGAATTCTAATTCAGATctataaattatttcatttgttgtCAGCAGTTGATAAGTAACCAATCAGGATATTGGTATACGTAAAGTCAATATTTATAGACTGCGCATTCCTCTCACATGAGTATAGCGGATATATAAAAGATAATGTTGATATTACTTCTAATTGTATGAACTTTACTAGTAATTGCAAATGAGGAATAATACACAAACTTAAAATGGTAAGAAttactgttatcatggttatagtgtTTATTAAATGTGAATCTAACGAATGTATAATTTGTGATCATTTTCCTTAAATTGCTGTAGGTATATAGGTTTGTATATCACAATGATTTATTCATATTCAGTATTTAGCAGataatatgacaattgtttttaatattatttgaaagaaagaaaaggaATACCAATATAAGCAAAACATACAGACCGCTAACTATTCTTAAAAACCAACACCGCATGTAACGTTAAATAAACAACCACCTCGTTAACAATTCACTGTTCATTATTTAGGCCacagaaacatatttatatgatttaatGAACGAatagcaaaaaataaaatgtaagaaTATTTTCAGAATAGGTTTAAGTCTTAAAATAAACGCATTGAACCACTAACCAATagtaagaaaaaaatgtaatgttttaaaagttttatcatGGAATATAGAATTACACTATGTATTGATATGTTCTTGATCGTAAGTTAGTATTACAGAAAATGCAGTATATATATGCATTCAATATTAGAAGCCAGAAGAAATTGAACagaaattaaaatgagaagaaaaTAACGTGTCATATGTGTATTGTATATCCAATTATAATccctaaaaataaagaaatagataTACAGTTATTGGTCAAATATGCAACGTATTGTCAAAATTGTTATTGTGTGTAAAATTTATCGTTgtgtatgaaaaaaatcaataacgtATGAAGCAAGGTTTATCCTCAGGGGAATGTTCATAATGTTTTTTGGTAAAGGTAGCATTTTTAGACAACTCGCTATTCcacatataaaaaaacattgtatgaTGTCCGTTGATAGACCACACACTGAAGATGTTAGGAACTATAAGTAAACAAACGGTCATCAATAGTTAGCAAAACACAAACCGGAAAGTTaacaaagtacaaagttaaaaagcATCGAGGACCAATGATTACAGACGGTTATGTTAAATGCAGTgaagataaaagagggacgaaagataccagagggacagtcagactcataaatcgaaaacaaactgacaacgccatggctaaaattgaaaattcctttcacggatttggctatactttttggaccttttcgattattgctcttcatcttttatttaagctttggatttcaaatattttggacacgagcatcactgaggtgacatgtattgtcgaaatgcgcatctggtgcaggacaattggtaccgttaatttaatTACTACCTCTGGGTCGATGCCtttgctggtggactgttagtccccgagggtatcaccagcccagtagccatgaaaatacggatgttttgtgttattaatattttctgttacaaaatgttagaaactattataaattaaggaatgtatctccctcatgcaaagctatgattcctttcacggatttggctatacttttttgacctcttggattattgctcttcatcttttatttaaggtggtacctaacactacagggagataactctgtaaagtcagctgaactttttaattatgttgtgttgtaaaggaaatgttaagcttctcaatgatcaaaattggtgtttgtcaaactgccatataaccagtgtaatttttctgacaaaacggttggttcaaaattttagaaatttttatattttcgttagaaggtcaaagtaaatacattgtcaaaattttatgaaaattaaacgagccaaattaattttagtgaaagtgttgggtatcaccttaagctttggatttcaaatattttggacacgagcatcactgaagagacatgtattgtcgaaatgcgcatctggtgcaggataattggtaccgttaatgtaatTGTGTGCGTTAAttgcatgtttcgtctacaaaagattcactAGAAACagtattatacatttatttataaacttACTGAAATACGTAGTTGAAATGCATTGATGGTAAAAAATTTCGAAAAGTCTATTTATCGGTATTATTAAAAGAGAATATTATCCATTTAAGTACAAGTGAAGTAGATATTAGTAGCTATAGGCAACCGTTCGCCCTTCCATAATGAGCCAAACATACCATATAGGCGGCTGTAAAAGTCCcgatagaaaaatataaaacaattgaatTACAATAAACTATAGGCCTAATTTATAAAACTGTCGAAAAACAAATGTAACAGAAATAAACCAACGAAAACCACTCAAGAAAATGGTCAAGATATGCACACAAAGCATGCGTCAGAGttaaatatgtgtgaaataaaatcctccccttacctgggacagtggtattatAGTGCGACATAAGAACACAATTTTCAAATCAGTAGGCTTTTTTGTCTGCACAAAGCAACATGAAACAAAATCAGATGTAGTGCAAAATTTATGtctcaacaaataaataaacaacaagaaAACTATCTGAAAAAAACAGTTTCTTATCAAGTTaagttttcaaattaattttggcgtattaaattattgaacctttgataactatggaAGATACTCATCAGGATTTTACAGAATCCGTTTATTTAAATTGATTATACCATGTGTAgcgtatttatattttataatagaatcattaattaaaaatattgttatttcagATCGACATGAATAATATGTCTTCACCACGATGTCAACGCGATTCGTTATATAACAGACTGTTTAATATATTGTCTAACAATACTAATGCCTCCAGCTGTTTAACATTGTACAGTACCAGTACTGAATATCGAGATGTTTATCATGCTGGGAGATATTTCTATGCTTATTTTACACCTATCATTATCGTTGTTGGGATTCTTGGAAATACACTATCACTTAATGTATTTCTTTCACGAAATCTACGATCATTGTCTTCAAGTACGTATTTAGCAGCCCTTTCTGTATCCGATCTTTTTAGTATTACATTTTACGTTACAGTTGAATGGCTAAGAAGAGGGTTAACCTTTTTATTCCCTGGAACTAACTTGAGATTTCTTGATGTCAATGGTATGTGTGAATTTCAATTGTATATATCGTATGTGTCAAGATTTATGTCGTCTTGGCTATTAGTGGCTTTTACAGTTGAACGATATATTGGCATTTGTTTTCCATTACTTCGAAGAAACCTTTGTACAACGACAAGCACTCGGAAAATTGTTTCTGGAATCTTCTTATTTTCTGCTATCGTAGTAATATACAAGCCAATACTTAGTGGGATTTACAAGAGTGATGCCGGTAATCTATACTGCACTGGATCTCCAAAACACGGATTCGTATCATTTGTGTTCGATTCAATATTTGCACTTCTAATTTCATTCGTTCCTTTCGTAATCAttattgttattaatattttaataatgagAAAGCTACTCAGACAAAAACGTAGTAAAAATTGTAAGAGAGTAATGACAGAAGAAAGTACAATCCGTCTAGAATTTACCATTATTCTTTTAGCGCTGtctatatgttttattattttcaatattccATATCTCGTGTTGTGGTGCCGTAACTTTCTTACTTCAAAATATGTCACAACATTAAACGCCAGCACATCAGACGTCAATTTATCTTACTGGCAAGGGCTTTTATATTTTGTTCGTACAATTTTCTACATCAATTACTGTATTAATTTCTTTCTGTATTTGATAACCGGCGCATATTTCAGACGTGAAGTTCGAGTGTTATTTTCGTACAAAACTCTACGAAGAAGTATAGATCGCAATGTTAAAGATGACGCTGCATATGTTTGTCTAAAACTAATATAGGTAATTccaattaaaaatacatatacaagAGTTCATGGGGTTATAACAGCAATTATACGCGACTCATCAAAGacgaaaaaattataaaaatattgtgTTCTCGtactatatatttttatgaaatagcATTATTGTATTTATGTATGTTATTAAACACTTTTCTAtatcaattttgtaattttaccaCTGTTATACTATTTTTGTACTGAAGAATTTCTATTTGTTATATCTGAACTTCCTTGCTCAATAGAGTAAGGAAAAAATGAAACGTTGACCcttgctgtgtttttttttaaatttcaaaatgtgtgAAGTACGTTGAGTGGCTGCTAATAGATTCATTGCAATACCTTATAAACTGTTCAACCAATTGTGTTCAAATATTTAGATGGTGATGTCATGACCAAAATGAAGAACAAGCTCGATATAGACTTGATTCACTCATTATACCATTCGGGATGTAGCTATCTTGATATATTGAAAAATGGCAATACATGTTGTTGTTCCCTTTAATCAACCACGAATCCTTCTTTAACAGTTTTCGAGTAATAATATGCTGTAACtgatgaaaaaaaagaataaatataaaaagaataaagaTAAATACCAACATTTTCACTTTACCCTTAAGGACTTATTTTCTATAATATTATGAAAAATTAAGGTagttctttgtcttttttttgtctttttttattacaattttcgCAATGATTTGAGAATGTAAATACAGACATGGTGTTGCTGATGAATGGATGAAGGTAGTGTTTTTATAAAAGTCTGTAACAAAGTTACTTGTATCATCATTATATGCGTCAGCAAATTTATAATAAGTCCAGTGATTAATATCTATTCATATAGACTTATACTTACATCGAGGATATGTCAGTCAAACAATGGAACAATAATTTATCTACTTACCTCGTGATCTCACAAATGACCAATACATTGTGTTAAGAAACAATAGAACGCAACACA
Encoded here:
- the LOC139494885 gene encoding cysteinyl leukotriene receptor 2-like, yielding MIDMNNMSSPRCQRDSLYNRLFNILSNNTNASSCLTLYSTSTEYRDVYHAGRYFYAYFTPIIIVVGILGNTLSLNVFLSRNLRSLSSSTYLAALSVSDLFSITFYVTVEWLRRGLTFLFPGTNLRFLDVNGMCEFQLYISYVSRFMSSWLLVAFTVERYIGICFPLLRRNLCTTTSTRKIVSGIFLFSAIVVIYKPILSGIYKSDAGNLYCTGSPKHGFVSFVFDSIFALLISFVPFVIIIVINILIMRKLLRQKRSKNCKRVMTEESTIRLEFTIILLALSICFIIFNIPYLVLWCRNFLTSKYVTTLNASTSDVNLSYWQGLLYFVRTIFYINYCINFFLYLITGAYFRREVRVLFSYKTLRRSIDRNVKDDAAYVCLKLI